The following nucleotide sequence is from Bradyrhizobium roseum.
TGCTGTCGAAGCTCGTCGACTTTTCCGACTTTCAGGATCCGGCAAAGGTCAGCCGCTTCGCGCAGCGCTTTGCGGCCATGTGGGATGCCAGCCAGGCCAGCAACAACGCCTCGAGCAACCCCTCACTGATTCTGCTCGGCGCGGCGACGCCGGCCGGGCTGGATTCCGACATGCTAACAAAACTGCAGACGCTTCGGCTCGGAAGGTAGCAACATGCAATCGGCCCTCTACGTCGGACTATCAGCACAGGTCGCGCTTGAAAAGCGGCTGCAGACGATCGCCAACAACGTCGCCAACGTCAACACGTCCGGCTTCCGCACCGACGTGGTGAAGTTCGAGACGGTGCTGTCGCGTGCCGGTGCCAGCCCCGTTGCATTCTCCTCGCCTGGCAACAACATCATCTCGCGCGAGGCCGGCAACGTGACCGAGACCGGCAATCCTCTCGATGTCGCGGTGGTAGGACAAGGTTTTGTGGCCTTCGCCGGCCCGAACGGCACCGTCTATACGCGCGATGGCCGCCTGCAGATCGCTCCCAATGGTGACCTGCAGACGGTGACCGGCTTTCCGGTGGTCGATTCGGGCGGTGCGCAAATCACGGTCGATCCCAACGGCGGACCGCTATCGATCGCCCGCAATGGAGCGATTACGCAGGATGGCAACGAGGTCGGTACGCTGGGCCTTTTCAACATACCTGCTGACGCCAATCTCGACCGTTACGGCAATTCCGGCGTCATTCCTGATCGCCCCGCCACCGCCATTGTCGACTACACCCGGGACGGCTTCCGGCAGAGCTATGTGGAGGGATCGGGCGCCAACCCGATGCTTGAACTGACCAGGCTGATCTCGGCGTCGCGCGCCTTCGAGGGCACGAACTCGCTGATGGAGGGCACCGAAAGCTCCCTGCAAAACGCAATCCGGACACTGGGCGAACCGGGCAAGTAACCTGCAAGAGAGCTCGCCGGTTACGCTGTGACATTGGGAAATTTCCTTGAACGCTCTCCGGCAACTTGAATGGGCGCTGCTGGAGCTGCAGCAGAACATTCCCCTCGCAAGCGTCAGCGGCGCGATTTCCGAAATTGCGCCGACGCATTTTCGCGTGTCGGGCCTGTCGCGCTTTGTCAGGCTCGGTGAACTCATCGGAGTCAATTCGGCAGGGCGCCCGCAGATCGGCGAAGTGGTCCGGATCGACAGCGACGGCATCGTCGCAAAGCCATTCGATCGGCAGTTCGGGGGCGGACTTGGCTCGGCGGCATACCGGATGCCGCCACTGTCATTCGCGCCCGATCCCAGCTGGAAAGGCCGCGTCATCAACGCCCTTGGCGCCCCGCTGGACGGAGGCGCTCCCCTGGTGCCGGGATCACGCGCCGTTTCGGCAGAGGCAGAACCGCCGCCGGCCATGAAAAGAGCGCGCGTCCACAAACCGTTGCGCACCGGCGTCCGCGTCATCGATCTGTTTGCGCCGATCTGCGCAGGCCAGCGGGTCGGCATCTTCGCCGGCTCGGGCGTCGGAAAATCAACACTGCTTGCGATGCTCGCCCGCAGCGAGGGGTTCGACACCGTGGTCCTGGCGCTGGTCGGCGAGCGCGGCCGGGAAGTCCGCGAATTCATCGAGGACGTACTCGGTCACAACCGCGCCCGCACCATCACCATCGTATCGACGGGCGATGAAAGCCCGATGATGCGGAGGTTGGCGCCGAAGACCGCCATGACGGTCGCCGAGTATTTCCGCGATCGCGGCGAATCAGTCCTGCTGGTCGTCGACTCGATCACCCGGTATGCCCACGCCGCCCGTGAAGTCGCCCTGGCCGCGGGAGAGCCTGCGGTCGCACGGGGCTACGCCCCGACCGTGTTCACCGATCTGCCGCGCCTGCTCGAGCGAGCCGGACCCGGCGAGGAAGGGTCCGGCGCGATTACCGGCATTTTTTCGGTGCTGGTCGACGGCGACGACCACAATGAGCCGATTGCCGACACGATTCGAAGCACGCTCGATGGGCACATCGTGCTCAGCCGGCACATTGCCGATCAGGCGCGCTATCCCGCGGTGGACGTTCTCGCCTCGATCTCACGCCTGGCGCATTGCGTCTGGGATCCCGAAGAACGCGAGCTGGTCAGCAAGCTGCGCGCCATGATCGCCAGATACGAAGACACGCGCGACCTTCGCTTGATGGGCGGATATCAGCCGGGACGCGACACCAGCCTCGACCAATCGGTCGAGATCGTGCCGAAGATCTACGCTGCGATGAGACAGGATGCTTCCGCTGCGCCAAGCGCCGACCCGTTTCGCGAATTGCGGGACATGATGAAGGGTAGCTGACCAGCGATACGAAAGCTTCCCTCGCCGACGCCGCAAGCCGCAATACAACCTTCGCACGCAATATTGAAAAGTTCTCCGACCCGGAAAGGTCGACGGCGCAGTCATAGATGATTGACGCGTTTGCGTGCATCACATCGAACAGCCGGACAGCCGTGAGAACGATCACACTTCAGCATGCCGCTATATCCGTGCGGGATTAGCGCACACGCAACATCTGTTAAAAATGCAGTTCGGCTTGAACGCTGTGAACGACTCTCACGACAGGTAGTGTCCTGAAGAGTCTCTACTTGCTTTTCAGAGGAAGCTGCTTCATCGTTCACCGAACAGAAGTGTCGCTCGCCTGAAATTCGCCAGAGGCTTCGGTTGAAGATTTCCGATCCATCGTTCGGCAGTGGTGACGACTGTGGCTCCCGCTCAACGAGGCTGCAATCAGCATGTTGCGATCAGCGCACGGGAGGTAGCCGATCTCGGCGTCGGGACGCGGTGTGCCGGACATGAAGCGAGATAGATAGGTCATGCCGTTGAATCGCGAAGCCGTTGAGCTGCTGATTCAGGCGGCGAGAGCTTGGTACTTCGAAGGCGATCAACACGGCTTGCGCGATCGGGAATGGATGGCGCTGCGATTTCTGGGGCGTGCCAACAGGTTTTCGCGGACTCCGACCGCGCTGGCCGGTTTCATCGGCGCCACCAAGACCACGGCATCGCAGATCGTGAAGACCCTCGAAAGCAAGTCCTATCTGGTGAGAAAACCCTCGCGCGAAGACAAGCGCTCGGTCGTGCTCTGCGTCACCGCCCAAGGCGAAAAGTGTCTGAGCCAGCACGATCCGATCAACCATGTGTTGAACGCGGTCAACGCACTCGGGGCCGAGGAATGCGCCAGGCTGCGCAGCTCCCTTACGAGGATCATGAATCACCTCGACTCGACACATCAGCGTCTCAATGCCAGCACCTGCCGGGATTGCATGTTTCTTGCCGAACGTGGCCCGGGCCCCGCAAAGGGACGCACGAGCGCTGAATTCATGTGCCGGCTTTATCGGGCTCCTATCTCGCTCGAAGAGACCGAGCTGCTCTGCACGAACTTTGAACACACCCGAGACCGTCCGAGAATCGACGAACACCTCGACGGCGAGCGCGTCGCGGACGGGGGATAATTCCTGCCGTTTCGAACGCGGCCGCCGTCGCGACCGCCACCATCTCAAAACTTCGAAAACAACCCCATGCAAAGTAGCGGACGACCGCCGACTTGCGGGACGGCGGCTTGACACGTCGGGCAAATCAGCGGCATTGGTCCATCATCCAGCGATCTCGTAGAACGACGCTGCCTCTCGGAACAAGCGAGCGATCAACAGCTTCATGATCCCGTTAGCCGAACGGAGACTCTTGACGAAAGCCGGAAGGGTGGAAATGTCCTGACGTCGAGCTGGAGCGCGCCAGCCTTGCGGCCCAGACCTTCGATCTCGGCAAGGATGGAGGTTCATTGAGGGCTCGTCAGTTTCCTCGCTTCTGCTGATGCGACGCCAGTTTTGTTACGCCGATCAATCATCCGCATGACCGGTGTCACGGTGGCGCCATGCAGGAAGATTGAAATAAGCACCGTAAGGCACGCCGCGCTCCATACGAGCTCGGTTTCCTCAAAAGGGCCTTTCGGAAGTGCGTAGGCCAAGTAGTATATTGTTCCCAATCCACGAATGCCGAAAAAGCTAATAACGGCGCGCTCGGTTGTCGGACAATTTGTCCGCCATAGTGATATCCAACCTGCAATGGGTCTCACAACGAATATTGCGAGGAGGGCATATCCCGCCGCGGTCCAGGTCAGTGCATCGAATATGCCGCCGCTCCAAAGCAAGCCACCAAATATGACGAGAGCAACCATCATCAGAATGCGCTCAAGCTGTTCGGCAAAATCATGAAGTGTTTGGTGGTAGTCGTGATTGCGTTCTGAAGCCCTCAGAGCCAATCCCGCGACAAATACCGATACGAAGCCGTAACCGTGCAACGCTTCGGTGACGCCGTAGACGGAAACGGTAATTCCAAGAGCAACAAACCCATCCCCAGTCCGCGACAGTTTCGCCCTGTTCGGCAGGCGGAACACGAGCCAGCCCAAGAGGTATCCCAGGCAAACGCCGACGCCCACCCCCACTGATAGACGCCATATAACTTCCACACCGAACCAGCGTAGCAACCAAGGCTCACCCGTTTGTCCTGCTTGAGCCAAGGCGATTGCGCACATGATGAAGGGGAAGGCCAATCCATCGTTCAGTCCCGCTTCAGATGTCAACGCAAAGCGAGCTTCATCCTCCTTCCCTGTTTTTGGCGGGCCTACCTGAATGTCGCTCGCGAGAACCGGATCGGTGGGAGCAAGAGACGCGGCGAGAAGCAGAGCCGTTGCAATTCCCAAGCCCAACATCGCTTGCCCAAGTACTGCGAGCACGAAGATGGTGACCGGCATGGCGAGGCCCAATAAACGCCATGTCATCATCCACGAACGCCAACCGATTTTGCGATCGATCTTCAGCGCGGCTCCCATCAAAGAAATGATGACTACAAGTTCCGTGAAGCGTTCGGCAACCGGGAGGTTCGTCGCGAGATTGGGGACGGAGATGTCAAAGGGAGATGCGAAGATCGCCGCTCCGATGATCACGCAAAGGATAGGAAGCGATAGAGGCGCTTCTTTAAGGACCATTGGTAGCCACGCGGTCAAAAGCACGAGAGCGCCAAAACC
It contains:
- a CDS encoding MarR family winged helix-turn-helix transcriptional regulator, with the translated sequence MPLNREAVELLIQAARAWYFEGDQHGLRDREWMALRFLGRANRFSRTPTALAGFIGATKTTASQIVKTLESKSYLVRKPSREDKRSVVLCVTAQGEKCLSQHDPINHVLNAVNALGAEECARLRSSLTRIMNHLDSTHQRLNASTCRDCMFLAERGPGPAKGRTSAEFMCRLYRAPISLEETELLCTNFEHTRDRPRIDEHLDGERVADGG
- a CDS encoding cation:proton antiporter, translated to MVEPYIVLLIGFGALVLLTAWLPMVLKEAPLSLPILCVIIGAAIFASPFDISVPNLATNLPVAERFTELVVIISLMGAALKIDRKIGWRSWMMTWRLLGLAMPVTIFVLAVLGQAMLGLGIATALLLAASLAPTDPVLASDIQVGPPKTGKEDEARFALTSEAGLNDGLAFPFIMCAIALAQAGQTGEPWLLRWFGVEVIWRLSVGVGVGVCLGYLLGWLVFRLPNRAKLSRTGDGFVALGITVSVYGVTEALHGYGFVSVFVAGLALRASERNHDYHQTLHDFAEQLERILMMVALVIFGGLLWSGGIFDALTWTAAGYALLAIFVVRPIAGWISLWRTNCPTTERAVISFFGIRGLGTIYYLAYALPKGPFEETELVWSAACLTVLISIFLHGATVTPVMRMIDRRNKTGVASAEARKLTSPQ
- the fliI gene encoding flagellar protein export ATPase FliI, which codes for MNALRQLEWALLELQQNIPLASVSGAISEIAPTHFRVSGLSRFVRLGELIGVNSAGRPQIGEVVRIDSDGIVAKPFDRQFGGGLGSAAYRMPPLSFAPDPSWKGRVINALGAPLDGGAPLVPGSRAVSAEAEPPPAMKRARVHKPLRTGVRVIDLFAPICAGQRVGIFAGSGVGKSTLLAMLARSEGFDTVVLALVGERGREVREFIEDVLGHNRARTITIVSTGDESPMMRRLAPKTAMTVAEYFRDRGESVLLVVDSITRYAHAAREVALAAGEPAVARGYAPTVFTDLPRLLERAGPGEEGSGAITGIFSVLVDGDDHNEPIADTIRSTLDGHIVLSRHIADQARYPAVDVLASISRLAHCVWDPEERELVSKLRAMIARYEDTRDLRLMGGYQPGRDTSLDQSVEIVPKIYAAMRQDASAAPSADPFRELRDMMKGS
- the flgF gene encoding flagellar basal-body rod protein FlgF, which encodes MQSALYVGLSAQVALEKRLQTIANNVANVNTSGFRTDVVKFETVLSRAGASPVAFSSPGNNIISREAGNVTETGNPLDVAVVGQGFVAFAGPNGTVYTRDGRLQIAPNGDLQTVTGFPVVDSGGAQITVDPNGGPLSIARNGAITQDGNEVGTLGLFNIPADANLDRYGNSGVIPDRPATAIVDYTRDGFRQSYVEGSGANPMLELTRLISASRAFEGTNSLMEGTESSLQNAIRTLGEPGK